In Agromyces sp. G08B096, a genomic segment contains:
- a CDS encoding peptidase E, translating to MAHVVATGAGKAMMERRADPTHEYILKLTGKERPRVLFVGTATGDDAAYIVSFYTTYDSDRCAPHHLPLFHRAVDDLAGFVRGFDVIHVGGGNTANMLDVWKRQGLDEILRELWEDPASNVVFTGGSAGGICWFEGGTTDSYGPTLQVLPEGLGFLDGSFCPHYDAEDQRRPLFHQALIDGSLPGGYACGNLQSLHFEHGEFVTAISPVEDALALRVEAVDGEIVETKLPVEVLASTGPIVKGPSS from the coding sequence ATGGCACACGTCGTGGCTACGGGGGCGGGCAAGGCGATGATGGAGCGCCGGGCCGACCCGACGCACGAGTACATCCTGAAGCTCACCGGCAAGGAACGCCCGCGCGTGCTGTTCGTCGGCACCGCCACGGGCGACGATGCCGCGTACATCGTCAGCTTCTACACGACGTACGACTCCGACCGGTGCGCACCGCACCACCTCCCGCTCTTCCACCGGGCGGTCGACGACCTCGCGGGATTCGTCCGCGGCTTCGACGTGATCCACGTCGGCGGCGGCAACACCGCCAACATGCTCGACGTCTGGAAGCGGCAGGGACTCGACGAGATCCTCCGCGAGCTGTGGGAGGACCCCGCCTCGAACGTCGTGTTCACGGGCGGCAGCGCCGGCGGCATCTGCTGGTTCGAGGGCGGCACGACCGACAGCTACGGCCCCACGCTGCAGGTGCTGCCAGAGGGGCTCGGCTTCCTCGACGGCAGCTTCTGCCCGCACTACGACGCGGAGGACCAGCGGCGCCCGCTGTTCCATCAGGCGCTCATCGACGGCAGCCTCCCCGGCGGGTACGCGTGCGGTAACCTCCAGTCGCTGCACTTCGAGCACGGCGAGTTCGTCACCGCGATCAGCCCGGTGGAGGACGCCCTCGCGCTCCGGGTCGAGGCGGTGGATGGCGAGATCGTCGAGACGAAGCTCCCGGTGGAGGTGCTCGCGAGTACCGGCCCGATCGTGAAGGGACCGAGCTCGTGA
- a CDS encoding anaerobic C4-dicarboxylate transporter family protein produces the protein MNDNVWLLVAELLVVVLAIYMGTRTSGIGLGVWGLVGVAVLVFGFGVEPGNAPVDAVFIVITVITAASVMQAAGGIDWMVKVASKVIRSRPKSVVFLAPAMSFLFTVGAGTGNIYYPLLPVIYDVAYQQKIRPERPLAISAVASQVGILCSPVSAATASMVVLLAPEGVDLGKLLLIMWPASIAGLFVAALFMVRKGKDLDDDPEYQRRLQEGLIKPPVVDAHAQQLPRTAVLSASIFLIGVGIIVLFGLFEGLRPVVGTNEDGDPVRVSVTVIIEVIMGVIAAIIFLTCKVKAADVPKQSTFPAGIVGAIALFGIAWLANTFVAENNQLIVDGLGAVVSGSTAFLGALLFALALFVVAMLTTSQSSATNAIVPIGITIGLPPALIAGLWPSAMGMYTLPANGSQVATAAFDQTGTTKLGKFVFDHSFQLPNLIYVVVAIAVGVLLSFVIV, from the coding sequence GTGAACGACAACGTCTGGCTCCTCGTCGCGGAGCTGCTCGTCGTCGTCCTCGCCATCTACATGGGCACCCGCACGAGCGGGATCGGCCTCGGCGTGTGGGGGCTCGTCGGCGTCGCCGTGCTCGTGTTCGGGTTCGGCGTCGAACCCGGCAACGCGCCCGTCGACGCCGTCTTCATCGTCATCACCGTCATCACCGCCGCGTCGGTCATGCAGGCCGCGGGCGGCATCGACTGGATGGTGAAGGTCGCCTCGAAGGTGATCAGGTCGCGGCCGAAGTCCGTGGTGTTCCTCGCCCCGGCGATGTCGTTCCTCTTCACCGTGGGCGCGGGCACGGGCAACATCTACTACCCGCTGCTGCCCGTCATCTACGACGTGGCGTACCAGCAGAAGATCCGGCCCGAGCGGCCGCTGGCGATCTCGGCGGTCGCGAGCCAGGTCGGCATCCTCTGCTCGCCGGTCTCCGCGGCGACGGCCTCGATGGTCGTCCTCCTCGCGCCCGAGGGCGTCGACCTCGGCAAGCTCCTGCTGATCATGTGGCCGGCCTCCATCGCGGGTCTCTTCGTCGCCGCCCTCTTCATGGTGCGGAAGGGCAAGGACCTCGATGACGATCCCGAGTACCAGCGGCGCCTCCAGGAGGGGCTCATCAAGCCCCCGGTGGTCGACGCGCACGCGCAGCAGCTGCCGCGCACCGCGGTGCTGTCGGCGTCGATCTTCCTCATCGGCGTCGGGATCATCGTGCTCTTCGGCCTCTTCGAGGGCCTCCGCCCCGTGGTCGGCACGAACGAGGACGGCGACCCTGTGCGGGTGAGCGTCACCGTCATCATCGAGGTGATCATGGGCGTCATCGCGGCGATCATCTTCCTCACCTGCAAGGTGAAGGCGGCGGATGTCCCGAAGCAGTCGACGTTCCCCGCGGGCATCGTCGGCGCCATCGCCCTGTTCGGCATCGCCTGGCTGGCGAACACGTTCGTCGCCGAGAACAACCAGCTCATCGTCGACGGGCTGGGCGCCGTGGTCTCCGGCTCGACCGCGTTCCTCGGCGCGCTGCTGTTCGCGCTGGCGCTGTTCGTCGTGGCGATGCTGACGACGAGCCAGTCGAGCGCCACGAACGCGATCGTGCCGATCGGCATCACGATCGGCCTGCCGCCGGCGCTCATCGCGGGACTCTGGCCCTCGGCGATGGGCATGTACACGCTGCCCGCCAACGGCAGCCAGGTCGCCACCGCCGCGTTCGACCAGACCGGGACGACCAAGCTCGGCAAGTTCGTCTTCGACCACTCGTTCCAGCTGCCGAACCTGATCTACGTGGTCGTCGCGATCGCGGTCGGCGTGCTGCTCTCGTTCGTCATCGTCTGA